AATCAAGGTGTTGAGTTCTGTTTTATGGAAGTGAGTTCTCATGGTATTCATCAGCAGAGAATAGAAGGGTTAACTTTTGAGGGAGCTGTGTTTACAAATTTATCACATGATCATTTAGATTATCATAATTCGTTTGCGGAATATAGAGATGTGAAAAAATCTTTTTTTGACGGTTTATCTAAAAACGCTTTTGCGCTAACAAATATAGATGACAAGAATGGTAATATCATGCTTCAGAATACAAAGGCAAGCAAGAAATCGTATGCGCTTAAAACACTAGCTGATTTTAAGGCGAAGATTTTAGAAAAAAGCTTTTCAGGTTCACTTGTTACTATAAATGGAATTGAAGTTTGGTCAAAACTTATAGGTGATTTTAATATATATAACCTTCTGGCAATTTATGGAGTTAGTGAGTTGTTAGGTTTAGATAAAATAGAGGTTTTACGAGCGATTAGTGAGCTTCAAAGTGTAAGTGGTCGATTTGAATATATCGTATCTAACGACAAAATCACGGCGATAGTAGATTATGCGCATACGCCAGATGCTTTAAAAAATGTTCTAGAAACTATTAATAACATAAGAACAGGTAACGAGCAAGTAATTACTGTTGTGGGTTGTGGTGGAGATAGAGATAAAACAAAGCGTCCTAAAATGGCAAATATTGCTTCTTTATTAAGTAGTCAAGCGATTTTTACCTCTGATAATCCCAGGACAGAAGATCCTCAAGTGATAATAGATGAAATGGAAGCTGGGGTAACTCCAGAAAATTATAGAAAAACAATAGCTATTGTAGACAGAAAGCAAGCGATAAAAACCGCTTGTAAGTTAGCGCAGCCAGGAGATATAATCCTGATCGCAGGAAAAGGACATGAAAATTATCAAGAGGTGAATGGTGAACGTCACCATTTTGATGATTTGGAAGAAGTGAAACAATGTTTTAATCAACTAAAAAATATATAAAGAATGTTGTATTACCTATTTGAATATTTAGAAAGTGAATTCAATTTAACCGGAGCGAGTGTGTTTCAATTTATCACATTTCGTTCGGCTGCAGCATTTATATTGTCATTGTTGATTTCTACAATTTTTGGTAAAAGAATTATCAATTTCTTGAGAAGACAACAAGTCGGTGAAAGTATTAGAGATTTAGGATTAGATGGGCAAATGCAAAAAAGCGGAACGCCTACAATGGGTGGTGTAATTATCATCATGGCGACGTTAATTCCAGTGTTGTTACTAGCTAAGCTAGAAAACATATATGTAATCATTTTGTTGATAACAACTGTTTGGATGGGCTTTATTGGGTTTGCTGATGATTATATAAAAGTATTCAAAAAAGACAAGGCAGGTTTAAAAGGAATTTTCAAAGTAGTTGGTCAAGTTGGATTAGGGCTTATTGTCGGAGCGATTTTATACTTCAATGATGATGTAACTATAAAAGAACAATTGCCACAAGAGCAACAAATAGTTATGGAGAATGGTAAGAAGAAAGTTTTTAGTGAGGCACATAAGTCAACTAAAACAACTGTTCCATTTTTAAAAGATAACGAATTAGACTATGCGAAAGCTTTAAGTTTCTTAGGTGAAGGTTATGAAAAATACGCATGGTTAATTTTTATTCCAATTGTTGTTTTTATTGTTACAGGGGTTTCCAACGGAGCAAATTTAACAGATGGAATTGACGGTTTAGCTGCAGGGTCTTCTGCTATTATGGTAGTAACTCTGGCTATTTTTACTTGGGTTTCTGGTAATATCATTTTTGCTGATTATCTAGATGTAATGTATATACCAAATTCTGGTGAAATGACAGTTTTTGTTGCTGCTTTTGCTGGAGCGCTAATAGGTTTTTTATGGTATAATACTTATCCGGCTCAGGTTTTTATGGGAGACACAGGGAGTTTAACAATTGGAGGAATCATTGCTGTAATTGCAATTGCAATCCGTAAAGAATTATTGTTGCCTGTTTTAGCAGGGATTTTTGTTGCTGAAAATTTATCAGTGATTTTACAGGTTTCATATTTCAAATACACGAAGAAAAAATATGGTGAAGGAAGACGAATTTTTAAAATGTCGCCTTTACATCATCATTATCAAAAGTTAAACTATCACGAAAGTAAAATTGTAACTCGATTTTGGATTGTTGGAATTTTACTAGCTGTGTTTACAGTAGTAACATTGAAGTTGAGGTAATGAAAAAGTTAGTTGTCTTAGGAGGAGGAGAAAGTGGAGTAGGAACGGCTATTCTAGGGAAGAAAAAAGGTTTTGATGTTTTTGTTTCTGATAAAGGAACGATAGCAAAGAAATATAAAGAAGTTCTTGAATATAATGAGATAGATTTTGAGGAAAATCAGCATACAGAGAGTGAAATTTTTAATGCTGATGTGGTAATGAAAAGTCCTGGTATTCCAGATAAAGTAGCTCTAATTCAAGAGTTATTATCAAAAGGAATTAAAGTGATTTCAGAGATAGAATTTGCAGTAGAGTATACAGATGCGACTATAGTTGGAATTACAGGTTCAAATGGAAAAACAACCACAACAATGTTAACGCATCATATTTTAAAAAATGGTGGTTTAAATGTTGGAATGGGAGGAAATATTGGAGATAGTTTTGCAAAACAAGTTGCAGAGCAAAATTATGAGAATTATGTGTTAGAGTTAAGTAGTTTTCAATTGGATGGAATCGATTCATTCCGTTGTCATATTGCCATGATTACTAACATTACTCCAGATCATCTCGATAGATATGATTATGATTTTAATAAATATATAGCTTCAAAGTTCAGAATAGCAATGAATCAAACGAAAGATGATTTTTTGATTTATGATTCTGATGATGAGGTAATAGTGAATTGGTTGGATAAACATCCTGTTCAATCAAAATTAGTTCCATTTTCAATAACTAAAGAATTGAAATATGGAGCATTTGTTAAGGATGATGCAATAATAATTAGAATAAACGAAGAAGAATTTATAATGGATAAATCTTATTTAACGATACAAGGAAAGCACAATACAAAAAACGCAATGGCATCTATGTTGGCATCTAAATTATTACAAGTACGTAATAATAGGATTTCAGAAAGTATGTCAAGTTTTGAAGGGGCTGAGCATCGTTTGGAAAAAGTGGTGAAAATTGAAGGAGTTACTTATGTGAATGATAGTAAAGCTACAAATGTAAATGCAACATTTTATGCTCTAGAATGTATGGATGCTCCAACAGTTTGGATTGTTGGTGGTGTAGATAAAGGAAATGATTATACAGACTTATTACCTTTAGTTAGAGAAAAGGTAAAAGGGATTGTGTGTTTAGGTTTAGATAATCAGAAGATTATAGAGACATTTCAAAATGTTGTAGATATTGTTGTGGAAACAGCAGGAGCTCAAGAAGCAGTAAAAGTGGCTCATAAAATAGCGCAAAAAGGTGATACAGTTTTATTATCTCCAGCATGTGCAAGTTTCGATTTGTTTGAAAATTATGAAGATAGAGGTCGTCAATTTAAAAGTGCAGTAAGAAGTTTATAAAATATTGAAAACAATATTTAAACATATAAAAGGAGATAGAGCCATTTGGGCTATAGTTGCTGTTTTAGCAATTCTTTCTTTCATGCCTGTATATAGCGCAAGTACAAACTTGGTGTATGTTGTTGGTAATGGATCAACAACAGGGCATTTAATCAAGCACATCGTACTGCTGCTTATGGGATTTGGTATTTTATATGGAGTTCATAAAATACCATACCGATATTTCAGTGGAGGTTCTGTGTTAATGTTGCCTATAGTTTTACTCTTGTTAATAGTTACAATAGCTCAGGGAACAACAATTGGTGGTGCTAATGCAAGTCGATGGATTCGAATTCCTTTTGTGGGAGTTGGTTTTCAAACTTCAACTCTTGCTGGTCTTGTTGTTTTGGTATATGTGGCACGTTATTTAGCAAAGAATAAGGAAAAGAAGATTGTATTTAAAGAGAGTTTGTTACAATTATGGTTGCCAGTAGGTTTGATATTAATATTGATTTTACCTGCAAACTTTTCTACTACAGCTATTATATTTTCGATGGTAATTATGTTAACTTTTATTGGAGGATATCCATTAAAATACATAGCGAATATTTTAGGAATTGGAGTTGTAGCATTAGGACTCTTTATTTTGGTGATAAAAGCTTTTCCAGATGCGATGCCTAACCGATTAGCAACTTGGGAAAGTAGAATCGATGGTTTTTTTAATTCAGAAAACCAACCTGAAAATTATCAAGTTGAAAAAGCAAAAATAGCCATTGCAACTGGAGGTCCTTTTGGAAAAGGAGCTGGTAAAAGTGTGCAGAAAAATTTCTTACCACAGTCTTCTTCAGATTTTATTTACGCAATTATTGTTGAAGAATATGGAATGATGGGAGCCTTATTGGTTATTTTTATGTATTTCTTGCTGTTATTCAGGATAATAATAGCTGCAAAAAAAGCGACAACAATTTTTGCAACTTTATTAGTAATTGGCGTAGGTTTGCCGATCATTTTTCAGGCCATTATTAATATGGCTGTAGCGGTAAATTTATTTCCAGTTACAGGGCAAACTTTACCACTAATTAGTAGTGGGGGAACTTCAATTTGGATGACTTGTTTTGCTTTAGGAATGGTCTTAAGTGTTAGTGCTTCGAAGAATGATACAGAAGAATCAATTTTAGATGATAATCCGTTAGATATTTTACATGAAACCATATAAATATAAATGACGATGGAAAAATCAATAAATGTTATAATAAGTGGAGGTGGAACAGGAGGTCATATCTATCCTGCAATTGCCATAGCTAACGAAATAAAGTTACGCTATCCAACTGCGCATATATTATTTATTGGTGCCAAGGGTAAAATGGAAATGGAAAAAGTACCCAAAGCTGGTTATGAAATCAAAGGGTTGTGGATTTCGGGTATTCAAAGAAAATTAACATTACAAAACTTAATGTTTCCATTTAAGCTAATAAGTAGTTTATGGAATGCAAGTAAAATTATAAGAAAATTTAAACCAGATGTTGCAATTGGAACAGGTGGTTTTGCAAGTGGGCCAGCTTTAATGATGGCAAACAGAAAAGGTATTCCTACTGTGATTCAAGAACAAAATTCTTATCCAGGAATTACCAATAAATTATTAAGTAAAAAAGCAAAAAAGATTTGTGTTGCTTACGATAATTTAGAGCGATTCTTTCCGTTAGATAAAATCGTGAAAACGGGTAACCCTGTGCGACAAGATCTGTTGTTGATACATACAAAAAGCGAAGAAGCACAAGAGTTTTTTGGTTTAAATACGGCTAAAAAAACAATCTTAGTTATTGGAGGAAGTTTAGGTGCAAGAAGAATTAATCAATTAATAGCTACGGAACTTGAATTTTTTCAAAAGCAAGAGGTACAAGTAATCTGGCAATGTGGAAAACTGTATTACGAGGAGTACAAAGAGTATGGGAATGATAATGTTCAGGTGCACCAGTTTTTGAACCGAATGGATTTGGCTTATGCAGCAGCTGATTTTGTAATATCAAGAGCAGGAGCAAGTTCAGTATCTGAATTGTGTATTGTTGGAAAGCCTGTATTGTTTATTCCTTCGCCAAATGTTGCAGAAGATCATCAAACTAAAAACGCTAAGTCTATTGTAGATAAGCATGGTGCAATAATGTTACGAGAGAGTGAATTACATACTTTTCCTGTAGTTTTTGAAACATTACTTAGAGATAAAGGCAAACAGGAAAGTTTAAGTGAAAATATTAAAGAGTTAGCATTACCAAATGCTACAAATCATATAGTAAACGAAATCGAGAGATTAATAAATTAGTGAATTTAAAAGATATACATATTATCTATTTCATAGGAATCGGAGGTATTGGAATGAGTGCTCTAGCTCGTTATTTTCATGCGAATGGAAAACAAGTTACAGGCTATGATAAAACCCCTTCTCCTATTACTGAGAATTTACAAACTTTAGGAATAGAAATTCATTTTGAAGATGATATCAATCTAATCCCGAAAGAAGTTTTTGTTAAAGAAAATTCACTTGTGGTTTACACGCCTGCTATTCCAAAAACACATACAGAGTTTAATTATTTTAAAGATAATGGCTTCGAAGTGTTAAAAAGAGCCGAGATTTTAGGTAGAATTACGAATGATACTTATTGTTTAGCAGTAGCAGGAACTCATGGGAAAACAACGACTTCTTCGATACTAGGACATATTATGCAACCTATAGAAGCTACAGCTTTTTTAGGAGGAATTGCTGAGAATTATAGTTCAAATTTAATTCTAGGAAAAGATAAAATTTCTGTTGTTGAGGCAGATGAGTTTGATCGTTCTTTTTTACACTTATCTCCAAATATTGCGTGTATTACATCTATGGACGCAGATCATTTAGATATATATGGAGAACATCAGGCGCTTTTAGATTCTTTTAAAGCATTTTCTAATAAAGTTTCTGATCAGCTAATTGTAGCAAAAGGATTACCTATTGAAGGTTTAACATATGCTATTGAAGAGGATGCTGATTATGTTGCTTCTAATTTAAGAATAGTAAATGGAGTATATGTTTTTGACGTTAAAACTCCTAAAAATAATATAAATGATGTTGAGTTTTCTTTACCAGGAAGACATAATATTATGAATGCTCTTGCGGCATTAGCTTTAGCTGATGTTTATGGGGTGAGTTTAGATAAAATTAAAGAACAATTAGCTAGTTTTTCTGGGGTACAGCGTCGTTTTGCTTATAAAGTAAGATCAGAAAGTTTAGTGCTAATTGATGATTATGCGCATCATCCAACTGAGATCAATGCGGTAGAAAGTGCAGTTCGAGAAATGTATCCAAGTGAAGAAGTTTTAGTGGTTTTTCAGCCGCATTTATTCACTAGAACAAGAGATTTTGTAGATGATTTTGCGTTATCGTTATCTAAATTCGATCAAGTCATGTTGCTAGATATTTATCCAGCAAGAGAATTACCAATTGAAGGGGTTACTTCAAAGTGGTTGTTAGATAAGATTACAGCTGAAAAAAAACAGTTGTTGTCTAAAGAAGAAGTGGTTAAGCAAATTAAACTGGCTAATGCTAAAGTGATAGTAATGTTAGGAGCAGGTGATATTGGCTTAATGGTAAATGAAGTAAAAGATGAGTTAATAAAGGAATACAATTTGTAGTGATTAAAAAAGTAACAAAATATTTTGTATTCATAGGTTTAGTAACAGGTTTACTAGTCTTGTATAGTTTTACAAAAAAACGAAATCAACAAAAAGTTGTTGATGCAATTACTGTAGAATTTAACGAAGGTTCTAATCCTTTTTTAACTCATGAGTCGGTTAATAAATTGTTAATACAAAGTCAAGTGACAGTTAAAAACCAACCAAAAAGTATATTAGATTTACATCATCTAGAAAATAGGGTAGCGTCAAATCCATATGTAGAAAAAGCGAGAGTTTTTATAACGCTTGGGGGAGTGTTAAAAACTCATATCACACAAAAAGAGCCTATCGCTAGGATTATTTCTGATAACGAGGTTTATTATATTGATAAAGAGGGGGCTAAAATCCCGTTGTCGTCAAGTTTTTCTGCACGTGTACCTATAATTAATGGAGACAATCTGTCTGAGAAATTACAAGAAATAACGCAATTGGTGCTGTTTATTTCCAAGGATCAATTTCTCCAAAAAGAAGTGACAGGAATTCAAATACTGAACACTAATGAGTATGTTTTTACTGTAAGAAGTGGAAACTACAGAGTAGAGTTTGGTAAATATGAAGATGTAAATTTGAAATTTAAAAAATTGAAAGCTTTTTATAATAAAGCGATCAAGGATAAGACAATAAAAAAGTATAAAACAATAAACCTTAAGTATCACAACCAAGTGGTATGTACAAAAGAAAATCAAGATGGAGAACAATAAAATCGCAGTTGGTTTAGATATTGGTACAACCAAGATTGTTGCCATGATTGGTCGTAAGAACGAATATGATAAAATAGAAGTTCTTGGCATTGGTAAAGCAAAAAGCTTGGGAGTGAAAAGAGGAGTGGTAAATAATATCACGCAAACAATTCAGTCAATACAACAAGCAGTAGATGAAGCAGAAAGTGTATCTGGCCAACGAATTGATAATGTAGTCGTAGGAATTGCTGGTCAACATATCAGAAGTTTACACCACAGTGATTACATCACCAGAGATAATGCTGATGAAGTAATTAAAGATGAAGATATAGATGATCTAGTTAACCAAGTACATAAATTAGTGATGTTGCCTGGTGAAGAAATTATTCATGTGTTGCCACAGGAATTTAAAGTAGATAGTCAACCAGACATTAAGGAACCAATTGGAATGTATGGTGGAAGACTTGAAGCTAATTTTCATGTTGTTGTAGGGCAGGTTTCTTCTATCAGAAATATTGGAAGATGTGTAAAAAGTGCAGGTTTAAATCTATCTGACATTACATTAGAACCTTTAGCATCAGCTTCAGCAGTTTTAAGTCAAGAAGAAAAAGAAGCAGGAGTTGCTTTAATTGATATAGGTGGTGGTACAACGGATTTAGCCATTTTTAAAGATGGAATTATTCGTCACACTGCTGTTATTCCTTTTGGAGGAAATGTAATTACAGAAGATATTAAAGAAGGATGTTCGATAATTGAAAAGCAAGCAGAATTATTAAAAATTAAGTTTGGTTCAGCTTGGCCAGGAGAAAATAAAGAAACTGAAATTGTTTCTATTCCAGGTTTAAGAGGAAGAGAACCTAAAGAGATTACCTTAAAGAATCTTTCAAAAATAATTCACGCAAGAGTTCAAGAAATTATTGAACATGTGTATTTAGAAATTAAAAATTACGGACACGAAACTCAAAAAGGAAAATTAATTGCAGGAATTGTTTTAACAGGTGGAGGATCACAATTAAAACATTTACGTCAGTTAGTTGAATACATCACAGGAATGGATACTCGTATTGGTTATCCAAACGAACATTTAGCGGGTGGAAGTGATGATGTGTTATCAAGCCCATCATACGCTACAGCTGTAGGTTTGTTAATGGAAGGTTTAGATAAATACAATAAAGAAGAGCCTGTAGTAGTTGTAGATGAAGTAGAAACTGAACCGCAAGTTGAAGAAGAAAATATTGTAGCAGAAGAGGAAAAAACTGAACAAAGAGAAGTGTATAGGCCAAAGCCTAAAGGAAAATCGTTTTTAGAGAAATTTACAGAACGATTTAAAGAGTTTTTAGATAACGCTGAATAAGAGAAGATAAAGAAATATAGGGATTAATTAACAAAAAGAAGAGTTATTATGAGCGCAGAATTTGATAACATTTCATTTGATATGCCAAAAACACAATCAAATACGATTAAAGTGATTGGTGTAGGTGGAGGAGGAAGCAATGCCGTAAACCACATGTATAGCAAACAAATTCACGGAGTAGATTTCGTAATTTGTAACACAGATGCACAGGCGTTGGAGAATAGTCCAATTCCAAACAAAATTCAACTGGGAGCACATTTAACTTCTGGTTTAGGTGCTGGTGCAAATCCAGAAATTGGAGCTCAAGCAGCAGCAGAAAGTATACAAGAAATTCAACAGATGTTAAATACACATACAAAAATGGTATTTATCACTGCTGGTATGGGAGGTGGTACCGGAACTGGTGCTGCACCAATTATAGCAAAAATTGCTAAGGATATGGATATTTTAACGGTGGGAATCGTTACTATGCCATTCCAATTTGAAGGTAGAATGCGCTCAAAACAAGCTCAGAAAGGAATTGATGAGTTACGTAATAATGTAGATTCTTTAATTGTTATCAATAATAATAAACTTCGTGAAGTTTATGGAAACTTAGGATTTAAATCAGGTTTCTCAAAAGCAGATGAAGTATTAGCAACAGCGGCTAAAGGAATAGCAGAAGTAATTACACATCACTATAAGCAAAATATCGATTTACATGACGCTAGAACGGTATTAGCAAACAGTGGAACAGCAATAATGGGTTCTGCAAAAGAGTCTGGTGAAAGTAGAGCTAAAAACGCTATTGTAAAAGCTTTAGATTCTCCGTTGTTAAATGACAATAAAATTACTGGTGCTAAAAATGTGTTATTGTTAATTGTTTCTGGAACAAATGAGGTAACTCTAGATGAAATTGGAGAAATCAATGATTATATCCAAACAGAAGCTGGTTACGATGCTAACATCATTATGGGTATTGGTGAAGACGAAAGTTTAGAAGAAGGAATTTCGGTAACTATCGTGGCAACTGGATTTGCTTTAGATCAGCAGAATACAATCAATAATACTGAAACAAAGAAGATTGTTCATACGTTAGAAGATGAGCAAAAAGCTACTTACGAGTTTGATAAAAAGACAGTGGTAAAATCTAGAATAATAGATGAGCCTATTGCTCCAACAAATCAAAAAGTAGTTCATGTTTTAGATTTAGAAGAAAAATCAGAGCCTAAAAATGGTTTAATTCAAACTACAGAAGCGATTAAAAATATCGATGTAGTTTTTGAAGAAGTAAATTATAATACTGTTGCTGAAGATGATTTTGTAATTACAAACATGACGCAAACACATGTTGAAGAGAAGATCGAAGAAGCTCCAATTCAACAAAATTTGTTATTTGATTTACCATTAAATTCTTATGAAGAAATTAAGCCAGTAACAACTAAAAATGATTTAATTGATACAACAGAATCAATTAAAAATATTGAAGTTGAATTTGAAGAAGTTAAACCTAAAATCGAAAAACGTTTCGTATTAGAAGACTTTGATATAAAACCAACTATTGGAAAAAGCTCTACACCAGCTATTGAAGCTGAAGAAGAAGAAGCTTTAAAGTTTGAGGTTAGAACTAAAACAGAAAACGAAGTTATAGAAGATGACGGTGAAGCTTCTCCATTAAGTTTAACAATTTCTGAGTTACAAAAGAGAGCTCAAGAAAGAAGAGATAAAATGAAAGGATTCAACTATAAATTCTCTGATAAAGTAAACCAGAATATCGATGAAATTGAAAAACAACCTGCATATAAAAGGTTAGGAGTAGATTTAGATAACTCTAAGATCAGCGAAAAGAAAACACCTTTAAATACAAATAATGACGAATTTTTACGTTCTAATAATTCGTTTTTACATGATAATGTAGATTAGTATTTGTAAAATAACAACTAAAAGAAAATCCTGAGAAATCAGGATTTTTTTTATCATTAT
This genomic stretch from Tenacibaculum jejuense harbors:
- a CDS encoding cell division protein FtsQ/DivIB, whose product is MIKKVTKYFVFIGLVTGLLVLYSFTKKRNQQKVVDAITVEFNEGSNPFLTHESVNKLLIQSQVTVKNQPKSILDLHHLENRVASNPYVEKARVFITLGGVLKTHITQKEPIARIISDNEVYYIDKEGAKIPLSSSFSARVPIINGDNLSEKLQEITQLVLFISKDQFLQKEVTGIQILNTNEYVFTVRSGNYRVEFGKYEDVNLKFKKLKAFYNKAIKDKTIKKYKTINLKYHNQVVCTKENQDGEQ
- the mraY gene encoding phospho-N-acetylmuramoyl-pentapeptide-transferase — its product is MLYYLFEYLESEFNLTGASVFQFITFRSAAAFILSLLISTIFGKRIINFLRRQQVGESIRDLGLDGQMQKSGTPTMGGVIIIMATLIPVLLLAKLENIYVIILLITTVWMGFIGFADDYIKVFKKDKAGLKGIFKVVGQVGLGLIVGAILYFNDDVTIKEQLPQEQQIVMENGKKKVFSEAHKSTKTTVPFLKDNELDYAKALSFLGEGYEKYAWLIFIPIVVFIVTGVSNGANLTDGIDGLAAGSSAIMVVTLAIFTWVSGNIIFADYLDVMYIPNSGEMTVFVAAFAGALIGFLWYNTYPAQVFMGDTGSLTIGGIIAVIAIAIRKELLLPVLAGIFVAENLSVILQVSYFKYTKKKYGEGRRIFKMSPLHHHYQKLNYHESKIVTRFWIVGILLAVFTVVTLKLR
- the ftsA gene encoding cell division protein FtsA, with the protein product MENNKIAVGLDIGTTKIVAMIGRKNEYDKIEVLGIGKAKSLGVKRGVVNNITQTIQSIQQAVDEAESVSGQRIDNVVVGIAGQHIRSLHHSDYITRDNADEVIKDEDIDDLVNQVHKLVMLPGEEIIHVLPQEFKVDSQPDIKEPIGMYGGRLEANFHVVVGQVSSIRNIGRCVKSAGLNLSDITLEPLASASAVLSQEEKEAGVALIDIGGGTTDLAIFKDGIIRHTAVIPFGGNVITEDIKEGCSIIEKQAELLKIKFGSAWPGENKETEIVSIPGLRGREPKEITLKNLSKIIHARVQEIIEHVYLEIKNYGHETQKGKLIAGIVLTGGGSQLKHLRQLVEYITGMDTRIGYPNEHLAGGSDDVLSSPSYATAVGLLMEGLDKYNKEEPVVVVDEVETEPQVEEENIVAEEEKTEQREVYRPKPKGKSFLEKFTERFKEFLDNAE
- the ftsZ gene encoding cell division protein FtsZ yields the protein MSAEFDNISFDMPKTQSNTIKVIGVGGGGSNAVNHMYSKQIHGVDFVICNTDAQALENSPIPNKIQLGAHLTSGLGAGANPEIGAQAAAESIQEIQQMLNTHTKMVFITAGMGGGTGTGAAPIIAKIAKDMDILTVGIVTMPFQFEGRMRSKQAQKGIDELRNNVDSLIVINNNKLREVYGNLGFKSGFSKADEVLATAAKGIAEVITHHYKQNIDLHDARTVLANSGTAIMGSAKESGESRAKNAIVKALDSPLLNDNKITGAKNVLLLIVSGTNEVTLDEIGEINDYIQTEAGYDANIIMGIGEDESLEEGISVTIVATGFALDQQNTINNTETKKIVHTLEDEQKATYEFDKKTVVKSRIIDEPIAPTNQKVVHVLDLEEKSEPKNGLIQTTEAIKNIDVVFEEVNYNTVAEDDFVITNMTQTHVEEKIEEAPIQQNLLFDLPLNSYEEIKPVTTKNDLIDTTESIKNIEVEFEEVKPKIEKRFVLEDFDIKPTIGKSSTPAIEAEEEEALKFEVRTKTENEVIEDDGEASPLSLTISELQKRAQERRDKMKGFNYKFSDKVNQNIDEIEKQPAYKRLGVDLDNSKISEKKTPLNTNNDEFLRSNNSFLHDNVD
- the murC gene encoding UDP-N-acetylmuramate--L-alanine ligase; the encoded protein is MNLKDIHIIYFIGIGGIGMSALARYFHANGKQVTGYDKTPSPITENLQTLGIEIHFEDDINLIPKEVFVKENSLVVYTPAIPKTHTEFNYFKDNGFEVLKRAEILGRITNDTYCLAVAGTHGKTTTSSILGHIMQPIEATAFLGGIAENYSSNLILGKDKISVVEADEFDRSFLHLSPNIACITSMDADHLDIYGEHQALLDSFKAFSNKVSDQLIVAKGLPIEGLTYAIEEDADYVASNLRIVNGVYVFDVKTPKNNINDVEFSLPGRHNIMNALAALALADVYGVSLDKIKEQLASFSGVQRRFAYKVRSESLVLIDDYAHHPTEINAVESAVREMYPSEEVLVVFQPHLFTRTRDFVDDFALSLSKFDQVMLLDIYPARELPIEGVTSKWLLDKITAEKKQLLSKEEVVKQIKLANAKVIVMLGAGDIGLMVNEVKDELIKEYNL
- the murD gene encoding UDP-N-acetylmuramoyl-L-alanine--D-glutamate ligase, translated to MKKLVVLGGGESGVGTAILGKKKGFDVFVSDKGTIAKKYKEVLEYNEIDFEENQHTESEIFNADVVMKSPGIPDKVALIQELLSKGIKVISEIEFAVEYTDATIVGITGSNGKTTTTMLTHHILKNGGLNVGMGGNIGDSFAKQVAEQNYENYVLELSSFQLDGIDSFRCHIAMITNITPDHLDRYDYDFNKYIASKFRIAMNQTKDDFLIYDSDDEVIVNWLDKHPVQSKLVPFSITKELKYGAFVKDDAIIIRINEEEFIMDKSYLTIQGKHNTKNAMASMLASKLLQVRNNRISESMSSFEGAEHRLEKVVKIEGVTYVNDSKATNVNATFYALECMDAPTVWIVGGVDKGNDYTDLLPLVREKVKGIVCLGLDNQKIIETFQNVVDIVVETAGAQEAVKVAHKIAQKGDTVLLSPACASFDLFENYEDRGRQFKSAVRSL
- the murG gene encoding undecaprenyldiphospho-muramoylpentapeptide beta-N-acetylglucosaminyltransferase, which encodes MEKSINVIISGGGTGGHIYPAIAIANEIKLRYPTAHILFIGAKGKMEMEKVPKAGYEIKGLWISGIQRKLTLQNLMFPFKLISSLWNASKIIRKFKPDVAIGTGGFASGPALMMANRKGIPTVIQEQNSYPGITNKLLSKKAKKICVAYDNLERFFPLDKIVKTGNPVRQDLLLIHTKSEEAQEFFGLNTAKKTILVIGGSLGARRINQLIATELEFFQKQEVQVIWQCGKLYYEEYKEYGNDNVQVHQFLNRMDLAYAAADFVISRAGASSVSELCIVGKPVLFIPSPNVAEDHQTKNAKSIVDKHGAIMLRESELHTFPVVFETLLRDKGKQESLSENIKELALPNATNHIVNEIERLIN
- a CDS encoding UDP-N-acetylmuramoyl-L-alanyl-D-glutamate--2,6-diaminopimelate ligase is translated as MKIVKDILYKVGVNSVFGDTNIEIANVVFDSRKVVENDLFVAQRGVNVDGHEFIDKAIDLGAKVVVCEVVPENKKEGVVYVEVNDANKALANIAANYYDNPSDKIKLIGVTGTNGKTTVTTLLYQLFKKLGYCAGLLSTVKIMVDEVAYKATHTTPDSLTINKYLSEMVNQGVEFCFMEVSSHGIHQQRIEGLTFEGAVFTNLSHDHLDYHNSFAEYRDVKKSFFDGLSKNAFALTNIDDKNGNIMLQNTKASKKSYALKTLADFKAKILEKSFSGSLVTINGIEVWSKLIGDFNIYNLLAIYGVSELLGLDKIEVLRAISELQSVSGRFEYIVSNDKITAIVDYAHTPDALKNVLETINNIRTGNEQVITVVGCGGDRDKTKRPKMANIASLLSSQAIFTSDNPRTEDPQVIIDEMEAGVTPENYRKTIAIVDRKQAIKTACKLAQPGDIILIAGKGHENYQEVNGERHHFDDLEEVKQCFNQLKNI
- a CDS encoding FtsW/RodA/SpoVE family cell cycle protein, with the protein product MKTIFKHIKGDRAIWAIVAVLAILSFMPVYSASTNLVYVVGNGSTTGHLIKHIVLLLMGFGILYGVHKIPYRYFSGGSVLMLPIVLLLLIVTIAQGTTIGGANASRWIRIPFVGVGFQTSTLAGLVVLVYVARYLAKNKEKKIVFKESLLQLWLPVGLILILILPANFSTTAIIFSMVIMLTFIGGYPLKYIANILGIGVVALGLFILVIKAFPDAMPNRLATWESRIDGFFNSENQPENYQVEKAKIAIATGGPFGKGAGKSVQKNFLPQSSSDFIYAIIVEEYGMMGALLVIFMYFLLLFRIIIAAKKATTIFATLLVIGVGLPIIFQAIINMAVAVNLFPVTGQTLPLISSGGTSIWMTCFALGMVLSVSASKNDTEESILDDNPLDILHETI